The Aphelocoma coerulescens isolate FSJ_1873_10779 chromosome 2, UR_Acoe_1.0, whole genome shotgun sequence genome contains a region encoding:
- the LOC138106073 gene encoding oocyte zinc finger protein XlCOF26-like has translation MRDVVKPRVPQTHPCEECRKSFSRKGNLRGHQQIRTAEQIFPCGACRRRFTPWAHLATHQSIHPGQRPFCCEDCRCCSCLGTCLAALQRPHARAGPFGESLSSRISLSAHTRTHGEGSPSACAE, from the coding sequence ATGAGGGATGTGGTCAAACCCAGGGTGCCACAGACCCACCCATGCGAGGAGTGCAGGAAATCCTTCAGCAGGAAGGGGAACCTGAGGGGGCACCAGCAGATCCGCACGGCAGAGCAGATCTTCCCCTGCGGGGCGTGCAGGCGACGCTTCACCCCGTGGGCCCACCTGGCCACCCACCAGAGCATCCACCCAGGGCAGAGACCCTTCTGCTGCGAGGACTGcaggtgctgctcctgcctggggaCCTGCCTGGCTGCCCTCCAGAGGCCTCACGCCAGGGCCGGCCCCTTCGGCGAGAGCCTGAGCTCCAGGATCTCCCTCAGCGCCCACACGCGCACCCACGGCGAGGGGAGCCCGTCCGCCTGCGCCGAGTGA